A genomic region of Aspergillus oryzae RIB40 DNA, chromosome 1 contains the following coding sequences:
- the rex3 gene encoding putative RNA exonuclease Rex3 (3'-5' exonuclease): protein MFAPLGLFRDIPCPQGQECALLTCMFSHETINPPSEVDKSAKSTQSEKEPATLQESPPLKKQKLQATAEADRVKKEAKSSPSLQYETSDPRAILTKKASTKAQAISQGPAKLQSISRGVSPPPSKAEPSTAKRDVPASAKSEQRPPLRKAPRESLNPRMLAKAPVSHSVRLSILTKLHAAMSALNDKIAKDKENKDKSIVLTPNELITMALDEEEKTAKGNASVYGNVIKLRIVKLTKMSKEDWVKDVKAHLNERYYKTAPSEADQKPAVLTTGLSTKEEIAIAGRLVTPLEGLEQYGYVTKPPTEEEIEGARKGVIESKGWEKCDRCGGRFQVFPGRREDGSLTTGGQCTYHPGKPFYPPKKRTDHITGHKEAYYTCCNETLGTSSGCTKGETHVFKVSEAKRLASILQFEKTPAQPDKGPLPPVCFDCEMGYTTLGLELIRLTAVSWPEGKELLDVIVRPMGEILDLNSRFSGVFPEHYNNAVPHDSSAAPGTASASENGEVKLAPLQVVESPAVARSLLFQLLQPETPLIGHAIDNDLNVCRIIHPTVIDTVILYPVGAGLPNRMSLKTLSRKYLDRHIQTGGNRGHDSKEDAIATGDLVRVKAAEAWKVLKTKGWTIQDDKLVPPPGATEDTGPVWRLGPGAGQKRTSSDLG from the coding sequence atgTTTGCTCCGCTTGGATTGTTCAGGGATATCCCCTGTCCCCAGGGCCAGGAATGTGCTCTTTTGACTTGCATGTTCTCTCACGAAACTATCAACCCACCCTCAGAGGTCGACAAAAGCGCCAAGAGTACGCAGTCAGAGAAGGAGCCCGCAACCCTTCAGGAGTCTCCGCCCctgaagaaacaaaagctaCAGGCAACAGCCGAGGCTGACAGGgtcaagaaggaagccaagtCTTCCCCTTCGCTTCAGTACGAAACTAGTGATCCAAGAGCCATACTGACAAAGAAGGCCAGCACTAAGGCCCAAGCAATTAGCCAAGGCCCTGCGAAACTTCAGTCGATATCCAGGGGTGTCTCCCCGCCTCCTTCTAAGGCCGAGCCTTCAACAGCGAAACGCGATGTACCGGCATCTGCAAAATCGGAGCAACGACCTCCGCTACGCAAGGCTCCTCGTGAGAGCCTGAATCCTAGGATGTTGGCGAAAGCGCCTGTGTCTCATAGCGTGCGGCTGTCGATTTTGACGAAGCTTCATGCTGCCATGTCCGCTTTGAATGACAAGATAGcgaaggacaaagaaaataaagataaaagcATAGTCCTGACACCAAATGAGCTCATCACGATGGCTctagatgaagaggagaagacgGCAAAAGGAAATGCGAGTGTATATGGCAACGTTATCAAACTCCGCATCGTTAAACTCACGAAGATGAGCAAAGAAGATTGGGTGAAAGATGTCAAAGCTCATCTAAATGAGAGATACTACAAGACAGCACCTAGTGAAGCAGACCAGAAGCCGGCTGTTCTTACAACTGGCTTGAGCACCAAAGAGGAAATAGCAATTGCAGGAAGACTAGTTACGCCTCTCGAAGGGTTGGAACAATATGGCTATGTGACCAAACCACCCAcagaggaggagattgagggcGCAAGGAAAGGGGTCATCGAGTCTAAAGGATGGGAAAAGTGTGATCGATGTGGTGGACGGTTTCAGGTCTTTCCTGGCCGCCGTGAGGATGGTTCGTTAACAACAGGAGGGCAGTGCACATACCACCCTGGCAAACCATTCTATCCTCCGAAGAAGCGGACAGATCATATTACTGGCCACAAGGAGGCCTATTACACTTGCTGCAATGAGACCCTGGGGACTTCTTCTGGATGTACTAAAGGCGAGACTCATGTCTTCAAGGTGTCGGAGGCCAAACGACTAGCGTCTATTCTTCAGTTCGAAAAGACTCCGGCGCAACCAGACAAGGGCCCGCTTCCACCAGTATGCTTCGACTGTGAGATGGGATATACCACTTTGGGGCTGGAGCTGATTCGGCTCACTGCTGTTAGTTGGCCCGAGGGCAAGGAGCTCCTCGATGTTATTGTCAGGCCTATGGGGGAGATTCTCGACCTGAACTCGCGGTTTTCTGGTGTTTTCCCCGAACATTATAATAACGCGGTTCCTCATGATAGCTCCGCTGCACCGGGCACTGCATCTGCCAGCGAGAATGGAGAGGTCAAGCTAGCGCCTTTACAGGTGGTGGAATCTCCCGCAGTAGCAAGATCTTTGTTGTTTCAGCTGCTACAGCCCGAGACACCTCTAATTGGCCATGCCATTGACAATGACCTCAACGTTTGTCGTATTATACATCCTACCGTTATTGATACCGTGATACTATACCCAGTCGGAGCAGGTCTACCCAACCGCATGAGTCTCAAAACCCTATCCAGAAAATACCTTGATAGGCACATACAAACTGGAGGGAACCGTGGCCATGATTCCAAGGAGGATGCGATTGCCACTGGGGACTTGGTCCGGGTCAAGGCCGCAGAAGCTTGGAAGGTGTTAAAGACAAAGGGATGGACCATTCAGGATGATAAACTTGTGCCTCCTCCTGGCGCAACAGAGGATACAGGTCCGGTATGGCGACTTGGCCCCGGAGCTGGGCAGAAGAGGACTAGTTCAGATTTAGGTTAA
- a CDS encoding DIM1 family thioredoxin-like protein (component of the U4/U6.U5 snRNP/mitosis protein DIM1): protein MGSVVLPHLRTAWHVDQAILSEEERLVVIRFGRDHDVDCMRQDEVLFKIAERVKNFAVIYLCDIDEVPEFNTMYELFDPMTIMFFYRNKHMMCDFGTGNNNKLNWVLEDKQELIDILETIYKGAKKGRGLVVSPKDYSTRYRY from the exons ATGGGTTCCGTCGTCCTGCCGCACTTGCGTACTGCTTGGCACGTCGACCAGGCCATCCtctctgaagaagaacggCTCGTT GTCATCCGATTCGGCCGCGACCACGATGTCGACT GCATGCGCCAAGATGAAGTTCTCTTCAAAATCGCCGAGCGGGTCAAAA ATTTCGCCGTGATCTACCTCTGCGACATTGATGAGGTCCCCGAGTTCAACACCATGTACGAACTCTTCGATCCAATGACCATCATGTTCTTCTATAGGAATAAACACATGATGTGTGATTTCGGTACCGGTAACAATAACAAATTGAACTGGGTGCTGGAGGATAAGCAAGAGttgattgatattcttgAGACGATCTACAAGGGTGCCAAGAAGGGACGAGGTCTCGTGGTTAGCCCGAAGG ATTACTCGACGAGGTACCGGTACTGA
- a CDS encoding lipase ROG1 family protein (predicted alpha/beta hydrolase), with protein sequence MSNNHEDADGIPRKADHLCVLIHGFWGNPSHMDHLAVSLRQRYSEDRLHLLVTERNIGNLTYDGTEVGGERVAHEIEETLNTLADKGCPIRKLSIVGYSFGGLLARYAIGLLDARGWFDKLEPVNFTTFASPHVGVRIPRKGVWGYIWNNVGPRQGSVSAQQLFLVDSFGDSGRPLLSIMADPDSIFVRALAKFKNRSLYGNVVNDRTTIFYTTMLSMVDPFRDLGDAQVNYVKGYEPVVIDPDMYFLPAAELKESLPFGSRVWGQITRLFTTALFWAVVVLFLSIVLPLFFLHSISQWSHSRERVRLHEEGESATLFREYRLPHVMVKEMQSAVEEAYEDVGFHQDPDYLSTTSKSSPADSIRRRNSPGLKAKEAAEHKPSSSSITIQEASSPTPEHDQPNSTREAATDDAISKKRRAYPMLALSPAQIAIIESLNSVGFRKYPVYIHNHRHSHAAIIVRAPKPGFDEGKVVIRHWLDTEFQI encoded by the exons ATGAGTAACAACCATGAGGACGCGGACGGCATTCCGCGGAAAGCCGACCACCTTTGTGTCTTGATCCATGG ATTCTGGGGCAACCCCTCTCATATGGACCACCTCGCAGTGTCACTGCGACAGCGATACAGTGAGGACCGCCTCCACCTTTTAGTCACAGAGCGCAACATCGGGAACCTCACATACGATGGGACCGAAGTTGGCGGCGAGCGAGTGGCTCACGAGATCGAGGAAACACTGAACACATTAGCCGACAAAGGATGTCCCATCCGAAAACTGAGTATCGTCGGGTACTCATTCGGAGGCCTGTTGGCCAGATATGCAATAGGATTGCTCGACGCACGAGGATGGTTCGACAAGCTAGAACCGGTCAACTTCACAACCTTCGCGTCGCCACATGTCGGCGTACGGATTCCCCGAAAGGGTGTCTGGGGCTATATCTGGAATAACGTAGGCCCTCGGCAGGGGTCTGTATCAGCGCAGCAGTTGTTCTTGGTTGATTCTTTTGGAGACTCTGGGCGACCGCTGCTTAGCATTATGGCGGATCCGGATAGTATCTTCGTGCGGGCTCTAGCGAAGTTCAAGAATCGCAGTCTGTATGGGAATGTTGTCAATGATCGCACTACCATCTTCTACACTACCATGCTTTCGATGGTGGATCCCTTTCGTGATCTGGGCGACGCGCAGGTTAACTATGTTAAAGGGTATGAGCCTGTTGTAATTGACCCAGATATGTACTTTCTGCCTGCGGCGGAGTTGAAAGAGTCTTTGCCATTTGGTTCGCGTGTATGGGGGCAGATAACGAGACTTTTCACCACGGCCTTGTTCTgggctgttgttgttctctTCTTATCCATCGTCCTTCCGCTTTTCTTCCTGCACTCTATCTCTCAATGGTCCCACAGTCGAGAACGAGTCCGGCTAcacgaggaaggagagagcGCAACACTTTTCAGAGAATATCGGTTACCTCACGTCATGGTAAAGGAAATGCAAAGCGCCGTAGAAGAAGCATACGAGGACGTCGGGTTCCACCAGGACCCCGATTACCTCTCCACCACAAGCAAAAGCAGTCCAGCAGATTCAATCAGGCGACGAAACTCCCCAGGGCTGAAGGCTAAAGAAGCTGCAGAGCACAAACccagttcctcctccatcaccaTCCAAGAAGCTTCCTCTCCAACACCAGAGCATGATCAACCAAACAGCACCCGCGAAGCAGCAACAGATGATGCCATCAGCAAGAAGCGCCGAGCATATCCCATGCTCGCCCTAAGCCCAGCCCAGATCGCCATAATCGAGTCGCTCAACTCCGTGGGATTCCGCAAATACCCGGTCTACATTCACAATCACCGACATAGCCATGCAGCGATCATCGTGCGGGCCCCCAAACCGGGCTTCGACGAAGGCAAAGTAGTCATCAGGCATTGGCTCGATACCGAATTTCAGATCTAA
- a CDS encoding 60S ribosomal protein eL22 (60S ribosomal protein L22): MDSVGIRHYGTFTINASQPVSDKIFDLSAFEKFLHDRIKVEGRVGNLGDKVVISQVGDGKIEVVSHIPFSGRYLKYLTKKYLKKQQLRDWLRVVATSKGVYELRFYNVASEEADEDEE; the protein is encoded by the exons ATGGACTCCGTGGGGATTCGACATTATGGAACA TTCACCATCAACGCTTCTCAGCCCGTGAGCGACAAGATCTTCGACCTCTCCGCTTTCGAGAAGTTCCTTCACGACCGTATCAAGGTTGAGGGCCGTGTCGGCAACCTCGGTGACAAGGTTGTCATCTCCCAGGTCGGCGATGGCAAGATCGAGGTTGTTTCCCACATTCCCTTCTCTGGTCGCTACCTCAAGTACTT GACCAAGAAGTACCTCaagaagcagcagctccGTGACTGGCTTCGCGTTGTCGCCACCTCCAAGGGTGTCTACGAGCTCCGCTTCTACAACGTCGCCAGCGAGGAGgctgacgaggatgaggagtAA
- a CDS encoding uncharacterized protein (predicted protein) yields MAESKSVLCDHQPQSAISQTLRHVILTARLGLSVCLSALIPSSPSSPLWPKWLYTGLHQEFSHHILDRKNKYNKKGINKVSHQSTRRIKSEPLLDGVRLRSDDERFFFAMRPCISVEDRSPDNLYGLGPDGEPRLYPLQ; encoded by the exons ATGGCAGAATCAAAATCAGTATT GTGCGACCATCAGCCTCAGTCAGCCATTTCCCAAACCTTGCGGCATGTGATCTTGACGGCACGACTTGGTCTTAGCGTCTGTCTGTCAGCTTTGATACCCTCGTCACCATCGTCGCCATTATGGCCAAAGTGGCTG tacaCGGGCCTTCACCAGGAATTCAGCCACCACATACTTGATAGAAAGAACAAATACAACAAGAAAGGAATAAACAAAGTTAGTCATCAGTCTACCCGGAGGATCAAGTCAGAGCCTCTCCTTGATGGCGTCAGATTGCGCTCCGACGATGAacgctttttctttgccaTGCGTCCCTGTATCTCCGTCGAGGACCGATCACCAGACAACCTGTACGGCCTAGGTCCGGACGGAGAGCCACGGCTATATCCACTCCAGTAA
- a CDS encoding phosphatidyl synthase (predicted phosphatase) → MTTAAGLGSQTVRRLSSLDAVRADLYGGPSVVVPPKHLMASSDSHETAMAMEMAKQHLEDEVSSDEGSPRVASPVLRGPLTTTDEFALAFDIDGVLIRGGEPIPAAIKALKYINGANPYGIKIPYIFVTNGGGKTEEERCLDLSQQLELEVSPGQFICGHTPMREMAARYNTVLVVGGVGEKCRIVAEGYGFKDVITPGDIIKTRHDTTPFRSLTEEEYKNSRVRDFSQTNIDAIFVFADSRDWAGDQQIILDVLMSKNGRLGTRSETFDEGPPVFFSHNDVVWSTSHEHSRIGMGALRASLEALYKAVTGKDLHTVAFGKPQLGTYEFATRLLRQWRKDTHGINCPPNTVYFVGDTPESDIRGTNEFDKISDSHWYSILVKTGVYQEGTIPRYPPKKITDNVLEAVKFAMERELSKQANESAIADDVDSGIDSESAKNH, encoded by the exons atgacgaccgCCGCCGGTCTAGGTTCCCAAACGGTCCGCCGGCTATCCAGCCTGGACGCCGTTCGGGCCGACCTTTATGGCGGCCCCAGTGTGGTCGTTCCTCCCAAGCACTTGATGGCCTCCAGTGACTCTCATGAAACGGCTATGGCAATGGAAATGGCCAAGCAACACCTAGAAGATGAGGTTTCATCTGATGAGGGGTCACCCCGCGTTGCGTCCCCGGTCCTGCGAGGGCCTTTGACCACCACTGATGAGTTTGCGCTGGCCTTCGACATTGACGGCGTTCTTATCAGGGGCGGAGAACCGATCCCCGCGGCCATTAAGGCACTCAAATATATCAATGGGGCCAATCCGTATGGTATTAAGAT ACCCTATATCTTCGTTACAAATGGTGGAGGCAAGACCGAAGAGGAACGATGCTTGGATCTAAGCCAGCAACTAGAGCTGGAGGTCTCGCCGGGCCAATTCATTTGTGGCCACACTCCTATGCGGGAGATGGCGGCGCGGTACAATACCGTCCTTGTCGTTGGTGGTGTAGGCGAGAAATGCCGCATTGTAGCTGAGGGCTATGGTTTCAAGGATGTCATCACTCCCggggatatcatcaagacGAGGCACGACACGACACCATTCCGGAGCTTGACAGAAGAGGAGTACAAGAACTCTCGCGTCCGAGATTTCAGTCAGACCAACATTGAtgccatcttcgtctttgCTGACAGTCGAGACTGGGCCGGTGACCAGCAGATCATTTTGGATGTTCTCATGTCGAAGAATGGACGTCTCGGTACACGCTCCGAGACCTTCGACGAGGGCCCACCCGTATTCTTTTCCCACAACGATGTTGTGTGGTCCACCTCTCATGAGCATTCTCGTATTGGTATGGGTGCTCTCAGGGCTTCTCTAGAGGCGCTCTACAAAGCCGTCACCGGAAAGGACCTGCATACGGTTGCTTTTGGTAAACCTCAACTGGGAACATATGAATTCGCCACCCGGCTCCTTCGCCAGTGGCGCAAGGACACCCACGGTATCAACTGTCCTCCGAACACCGTTTATTTCGTCGGTGATACCCCGGAGTCAGATATCCGCGGTACCAACGAGTTCGATAAAATCAGTGATTCCCACTGGTACTCAATTCTTGTTAAAACAGGTGTCTACCAGGAGGGTACTATCCCCCGTTATCCGcccaagaagatcaccgaCAATGTACTAGAAGCTGTCAAGTTTGCTATGGAACGTGAACTCAGCAAGCAAGCAAACGAGTCCGCCATCGCAGATGATGTCGACTCTGGCATCGACTCTGAATCTGCTAAGAACCATTGA